One window from the genome of Kryptolebias marmoratus isolate JLee-2015 linkage group LG1, ASM164957v2, whole genome shotgun sequence encodes:
- the LOC108233718 gene encoding betaine--homocysteine S-methyltransferase 1, producing MAPTKKGILERLNAGEVVIGDGGFVFALEKRGYVKAGPWTPEAAAEHPEAVRQLHREFLRAGANVMQTFTFYASDDKLENRGNKLTFTGAQINEAACDLAREVANEGDALVAGGVSQTPSYLSCKSETEVKATFKKQLDVFIKKNVDFLIAEYFEHVEEAVWAVEVLKETGKPVAASLCIGPEGDMHGVSPGECAVRLVKAGAQIVGVNCHFDPLTCVKAVKMMKEAVEKAGLKAHYMVQPLAYHTPDCSCQGFIDLPEFPFGLEPRILTRWDMHKYAREAYNAGIRFIGGCCGFEPYHIRAVAEELAPERGFLPAASEKHGNWGAGLEMHTKPWVRARARRDYWENLKPASGRPLCASLSVPDGWGVTRGHADLLQQKEATTKDQLKQLFDRSKTH from the exons ATGGCACCAACAAAGAAG GGTATCTTGGAGCGTCTTAACGCCGGGGAGGTCGTCATCGGCGATGGAGGCTTTGTGTTTGCTCTGGAGAAGAGAGGCTACGTGAAGGCTGGACCCTGGACCCCTGAGGCTGCAGCAGAGCACCCAGAAGCTG TGCGTCAGCTGCACAGGGAGTTCCTGCGGGCCGGGGCCAACGTTATGCAGACCTTCACCTTCTATGCCAGTGATGACAAGCTGGAGAACAGAGGCAACAAGCTCACCTTCACT ggAGCTCAGATCAACGAGGCCGCCTGCGATTTGGCCCGGGAGGTTGCCAATGAGGGCGACGCTCTGGTTGCAGGAGGAGTGTCCCAGACTCCATCCTACCTGAGCTGCAAGAGTGAGACGGAGGTGAAGGCCACCTTCAAGAAACAGCTGGACGTCTTCATCAAGAAGAATGTTGACTTCCTCATCGCTGAG TACTTTGAGCATGTTGAAGAGGCTGTGTGGGCCGTGGAGGTGCTGAAGGAGACAGGGAAGCCTGTGGCTGCGTCTCTGTGCATTGGACCTGAGGGAGACATGCACGGCGTCTCACCTGGAGAGTGTGCTGTCAGGCTCGTCAAAGCTG GTGCCCAGATTGTGGGAGTCAACTGCCACTTCGACCCCCTGACCTGTGTGAAGGCTGTGAAGATGATGAAGGAGGCGGTGGAGAAGGCCGGGCTGAAGGCTCACTACATGGTGCAGCCGCTGGCCTACCACACTCCTGACTGCAGCTGCCAGGGATTCATCGATCTGCCGGAATTCCCCTTCG GTCTGGAGCCCAGAATCCTGACCCGCTGGGACATGCACAAGTACGCCAGGGAGGCCTACAATGCTGGCATTCGCTTTATTGGCGGCTGCTGTGGGTTTGAGCCCTATCACATCAGGGCTGTGGCAGAGGAGCTGGCCCCTGAGAGAGGTTTCCTTCCAGCTGCATCAGAGAAACATGGCAACTGGGGTGCTGGGCTGGAGATGCACACCAAACCATGGGTCAGAGCCAG AGCCCGTCGTGATTACTGGGAGAACCTGAAACCAGCCTCTGGTCGACCCCTGTGTGCCTCCTTGTCTGTCCCTGATGGCTGGGGTGTTACCAGGGGCCATGCTGatctcctgcagcagaaagaggCTACGACAAAGGACCAACTCAAACAGCTGTTTGACAGGTCAAAGACCCACTGA
- the LOC108233717 gene encoding betaine--homocysteine S-methyltransferase 1 translates to MAPTKKGILERLNAGEIVIGDGGFVFALEKRGYVKAGPWTPEATVTHPEAVRQLHREFLRAGANVMQAFTFYASDDKLENRGQTLKITGTQVNEAACDLAREVANEGDALVAGGVCQTPSYLSCKSETEVKAIFKKQLEVFAKKNVDFLIAEYFEHVEEAEWAVQVLKTSGKPVAASLCIGPEGDMHGVSPGECAVRLVKAGAQIVGVNCHFDPLTCVKAVKMMKEAVEKAGLKAHYMVQPLAYHTPDCNCQGFIDLPEFPFALEPRILSRWDMHKYAREAYKAGIRYIGGCCGFEPYHIRAVAEELASERGIIPPGSEKHGMWGAALEMHTKPWVRARARRDYWENIKPASGRPLCPSLSTPEGWGVTKGHADLLQHKEATSTQEMKHVLEMQKKAKSFA, encoded by the exons ATGGCACCTACCAAGAAG GGAATCCTAGAGCGTCTTAATGCTGGGGAGATTGTTATTGGAGATGGAGGGTTTGTGTTTGCCCTGGAGAAGAGGGGATATGTGAAAGCTGGCCCATGGACTCCTGAGGCTACTGTCACTCATCCCGAAGCCG TGCGTCAGCTGCACAGGGAGTTCCTGAGGGCCGGAGCGAACGTCATGCAGGCGTTTACGTTCTATGCCAGCGATGACAAGCTGGAGAACAGaggtcaaacactgaaaatcacT GGAACACAAGTCAATGAGGCTGCATGTGACCTGGCAAGGGAAGTAGCCAATGAGGGAGATGCTCTGGTAGCTGGTGGAGTGTGTCAAACTCCTTCCTACCTGAGCTGCAAAAGTGAGACAGAAGTGAAAGCCATCtttaagaaacagctggaagtaTTTGCGAAAAAGAATGTGGATTTCCTGATTGCTGAG TACTTTGAGCATGTTGAGGAGGCAGAGTGGGCCGTGCAGGTGCTGAAGACCAGCGGGAAGCCTGTGGCTGCATCTCTGTGCATTGGACCTGAGGGAGACATGCACGGCGTCTCACCTGGAGAGTGTGCTGTCCGGCTGGTGAAGGCTG GTGCCCAGATTGTGGGAGTCAACTGCCACTTCGACCCCCTGACCTGTGTGAAGGCTGTGAAGATGATGAAGGAGGCGGTGGAGAAGGCCGGGCTGAAGGCTCACTACATGGTGCAGCCGCTGGCCTACCACACTCCTGACTGCAACTGCCAGGGATTCATCGATCTGCCGGAATTCCCCTTCG CCCTGGAGCCCAGGATTCTGAGCCGATGGGACATGCACAAGTACGCCAGAGAGGCCTACAAGGCCGGCATTCGGTACATTGGCGGCTGCTGTGGGTTTGAGCCCTATCACATCAGGGCTGTGGCAGAGGAGCTGGCCTCAGAGAGAGGAATAATACCTCCTGGGTCAGAGAAACATGGAATGTGGGGAGCTGCTCTGGAGATGCACACCAAACCCTGGGTCAGAGCCAG AGCCCGCCGTGATTACTGGGAGAACATTAAACCTGCGTCTGGCCGTCCTCTGTGCCCGTCCTTATCCACACCAGAGGGATGGGGTGTGACCAAGGGCCATGCTGACCTGCTGCAGCACAAAGAGGCAACCAGCACCCAGGAAATGAAGCACGTGCTGGAGATGCAGAAGAAGGCCAAATCCTTTGCTTGA